The genomic window TGCCCGTTGTCAGGCCAATTGCCCCGTAGGAGTGCAGATTCCGGCCTTTATTGCTTTGCTTAAGGAAGGCAAAGTGGGCGAAGCCGCCAGCAAAATTATGGAAACCAGTTTGCTTCCCGCTATCTGCGGTCGTGTGTGCCCGCAGGAAAAACACTGCGAAGGTAACTGCGTGTTAAAGGAACGCTTCGGTTCGGTAAATATCGGTATGTTGGAGCGCTATACGGCTGATACGGCCCGCAAAGAAGGTTTATTAAAAGCCCCTGTGTGCGGAGAATCTACCGGTAAAAAAGTAGCGTGTATCGGTTCCGGGCCTTCTTCTATTGCGGCGGCAGCGGAACTGGCCCGCGCCGGGCATGAAGTAACCGTTATTGAAGCCCTGCACGCCTTTGGCGGGGTGCTTCGCTACGGGATTCCGTCCTTCCGTTTACCGCGCGAAGTGATTGACCACGAAATCGAAACGGTTAAAGCAATGGGGGTAAAGTTCGTGACGGATGTTCTCGTCGGTGCGACAGAAACTATTGCCGATATGCTAAAAGAGTACGATGCCATTTATGTCGGTAGTGGCGCCGGTTTACCTACTTTAACGGGAATCCCCGGCGAAAACGCCGTAGGGGTATACAGTGCCAACGAATTTTTAACGCGTGTAAACTTGATGCAAGCCTATAAATTCCCGGAAACGGATACTCCGATTCACATTGGTAAACGCGTAGCCGTATTGGGCGGCGGGAACAGTGCCATGGACGCGGCCCGTTGCGCCATGCGTTTAGGGCCCGATAGCGTAACCGTAGCCTACCGCAGAAGCGAAGCGGAAATGCCTGCTCGCGTAGCGGAAGTGGAGCACGCCAAAGAAGAAGGAGTAGCATTTGAATTTTTAGTAACACCCAAAGAAGTAGTGGTAGATGAAAACGGCCATGTAGCGGGCTTGAAATGCACCCGCAACGAATTGGGCGCACCCGATGAAAAAGGCCGCCGCCGTCCGGTGGAAATTCCCGGGTCGGAATTTGTACTTCCGGTGGATACCATCATTGTAGCCATCGGGCAAAAACCCAACCCGATTATTGCCAAAACCACCCCGGAACTTAAAACGACCGAAAGAGGCGTTTTGGCCTTGGACGAAGAAGGCAAAACCACTATGCCGGGTGTATATGCCGGCGGAGATATTATCCGCGGCGGTGCTACCGTACTGCTTGCCATGAAAGACGGCATTGAAGCCGCCGGGCGCATTAACCAGTATTTGAAAGAGGGAAAATAGTATGGAAGAAAATACCATTTTAGTCAAAGAGAATTTAAGCGATACCGTTGTAAAGTTTGTTATTTACAAACCCTTGATTGCCAAATCTGCCAAAGCCGGGCAATTTGTCATTTTGCGTGGCCGTGAAGGGGGGGAAAGAGTCCCTGTTACCTTGGTAGATTGGGATAGTGAAAAAGGCACGATTACGGTTATTATCCAGGCCATCGGGAAATCTACATCTATGTTTAATTCCTTGGAACAAGGGGAAAAATTTCTAAATGTGGCCGGCCCGTTGGGGACTCCCGTAGAAATTAAAAATTACGGTACGGTAGCTGTGGTGGGCGGCGGTGTAGGTATTGCCGAAGTGTACCCGATTGCTCGCGCGTTCAAAGAAGCGGGGAATCGTGTAATTGCCGTTTTGGGTGCCCGCACAAAAGATTTGCTTATTCTGGAGCCAGAAATGTCTGCCTTGTGCGATAAAACCGTCAGCACGACCGACGACGGCTCTTTCGGCATGAAAGGTTTGGTAACGGACGCTATACAAAAACTTCATGACGAGGGAGAAAAAATAGCGGCCGGTTTCATCATCGGGCCGATTCCTATGATGAAGTTTTCTTCCCGCTTAATGGATAAACTGGGCATGGAGCCTTTTTCCAGTCTGAACCCCATTATGTTGGACGGAACCGGTATGTGTGGTTGTTGCCGTGTGACGGTGGAAGGCAAGGTTCGCTTTGCTTGTGTGGAAGGGCCGATGTTTCCTTCCAAAACCATTGATTTTGACGAGTTGATCCGCCGCACGAGTGAATACAAACCGCAAGAACAGGAAAGTTTGCTTTTGCATGAAAAAGACCATGTCTGCAAATGCGGACTTCACTGATAGACAGTTTGAATTAAAAAACCCCGGGAATACCCCGGGATTTTTTATGTAAAGTTGCCCACAAAAAAGGCCCGTTTGAACGGGCCTTTTCAGTTGAATCTTAAACTAGTAGGCTTGCGTGTTGCCGTCCGATTCGCTGGGCGGGAGAAGTTCGTCGTTGCGTTGTTGTTTCAGGTTGACGGCTTCCAACGCAGCATTTAATTCCTCAAAGAGAGCCAATACTTGGACTTGTTTATCCTCATTGGTGCCTTCTCCGTTTACAACGGCCGTTGCTTTTTGTACGAAGGTTGCGGCGGCGGCTTTGGCTTCTTTCTTTAACAATTCACTCCAAGTAGCCACAATTTGTTCTACTTCCAACTCGATGCTGTTAATCTCAGCCAATGCGGCCTCTTCCCAATCGAGTACCGGCGCATCAGCCGCCGCAGGATCCTCTGCGTAAGCGCCATAACCCTGTTGATCAGCCGGAATAAGCCCGTTGAGATAGGTGTTAGAACGGTGGGAATATTCTTCCAATAAGGTGTTCCACTCGTTCATTTTATCTTCTTCGGATTTGGCAGATTTCATCAACGCATCGAATTTTTGGAAGTATTCTTCCCAAATTTTGCGTACTTCTTTTTCTCCGTTTTCCGGGTCGTACATGGCGGCTTGTGCGGCCCATTGTTCCACATAATCTTTATAGGTTTCTGCGTGGTTGTCTATGGCTATTCGGGAGGCTTGTTTATTCATTTCATCAATTTTGCCGTAATAGCGAGACATTACTTCATTAAGCGCATTTAATTTTTCTTCGTTGGTTTTAGAAGAAGTGTAAACAAAGTCGGCTTCTTGTTTGAAGTCTTTTTGCCATTTTTCTATTTGGGCCATAGCATCCGGCAAAGCCATAAACTGGAAGAAAAGTTGCATTTTAACTTCTTCCGAGGTGTTCTCTTGTACGGCCGCATAGAGAGATTGCGTGTACATGCCGTGCAATTCGTCTGTCCACTTACCAATGGCTTGATTCATCTGGTTGTATTTAGCGGTATCATCGACTTCGCTTTCATAGATGGCTTGCATTTCGGCTCTGTAGCCGTCTACCCACTTATCCGCCAAGGCGTTTCCGTTGGGCAGGCCCGCGAACTGCTGTTGTAAGAACTGGCGGAATTCCGGCCCGGTTTCGGTCATGGCGGCTTCGTAAGTTTGACGAATCACCTCTTTGTTCTTGGCTTCGTTTCCTTCTACGATAGCATTGTTAAGGCGCATGCGGTTAGCGGCCGATTCGTAGAGGGCTTTGTCTTTGTCGGACAGGAAGGACATATTCCCAATACCGATATTGGAAAGCCCGCGGCGCGCCAAGATGATCGGGGCTACGATAAAGTAGCCTTCGGAATTATCCTGCACGGCAGCAGCCACTTTGTTATAGAGTTCTAAGCCGTTGTCGGCAGCAGCATTATCGGCCGGTTCTTGCGGCTTAAAGAGGTCGCCGTATTTATTCAACTCGGCTTGGTGATCAGCCGTTTGTCTGTTTACGAGCCAATCTTTGAAACCAAGATGATAGGTGGCGGCATCTAAGGCTCTCCAAGCACCAAAGAAAAGCAAGTTGCCGGTGTAGCCGCGCCAGAACTGCGTGCTGGTAAGCAAGTTGCTGGCCAAGATATCTAACTGACCGGAAGTAGCCAAATGACCGGTTAATTGATAGGTATAGTTTTCTGTCCAGTTAGCGGCATTGAACCCCAAACCTTTATGGGCTTGTACAGGGTCAAAACCTTTGCCCCAACCGGCTTTAGGACTTGCACCTAAATCGCGCGTAATGGCTAAAGAAAAACCGTTTTCCGCTTGGGATAAACCAAATACACTTTCACCGACAGCTCCACCTTGGGCCATAAATTTGGCATCGTAAGCGGTGCGCTTAGCGGCATCACCCAAGACACTCCACGCTTCGTTAATTTTATAGATTAACGCTTTATCAGCCGGATTTTTATCCGGATGTAATGTTTTAACAAGGTTGCGGTAAGTTTGCTTTACTTCGCGCGCACTTGCCGTCGGTTTCACTCCAAGAACCTTGTAATAATCGGGCACGGCCGCTTCAATAGCTTTGAGTTCTTTGCCCATTTTCCCGAAAGTGGCGGCATCTACACGTACCCACCCGTCGGCCGTGTGTGCCCAATAGTTAAATTTCCCTTGGTTGAGACCTTTGTAAGTTGCAAAAAGGAGTTCATCTTCGTTTTGCAATTGGCGCACCGTGGCGTTAGTCAATCCCGTAGGAGTCCAAGAGGAAACCAGGTTAAATTCACTCCATTTAACAGGGTTCCCGGCTCCGTCCACTAAGTTGCGCGTAAAGAATTTCCAGTCATCGTAGTTTCGAATCCCTTTGCTCAGGCGCGGCATTGCGCTTTCTGCTACACGGGCCCCGGTATATTGAAGGCCCGGTACATGCGCACCGATTTCGATTTGGGTAATCGGGGCTTTGGGGCTTCTTAAAAATTGGAAGAACTTGCGGTTTTTAAGCACGCGCGTGGAGGTAACCACTTTCGTTGTCGTGGCAGTGGCACTTGCCACCTCGGAAGCTAACACCGGCAGATTACCGGGATTGGCTACTTTGGCTGCGTGCGTATAAACCAAGGTTTGCCCGGTTTTTCCCATATTGTGTACTACGTTTTGGTAGCGTACACTTTTCTTCAATTGAACAGCCGCAGCTTGTAACTTGCGTCCCTTTCGTGCAGTCTTGGCTGCTTTTGCCATAGGACCAAGTGCTAAAACGGTTCCTTTACTGGCGCGCCATGCTATACCAATAAGTTCCCCACCTACGTACCACAGCAAAGCTTCCCCTGCCAACCGGGCAAATAGTGCCATGTGTTCATCTTCCTTCTTTTTGCTGTTATAGCCGTTGTTTAAGTGCATCATATGCCAACGGCCATTAGAATCGCGACCTAAGCCACCATATGTAATGAGTTTTAATTTTCCATAGTAGTCTCGA from Elusimicrobium sp. includes these protein-coding regions:
- the gltA gene encoding NADPH-dependent glutamate synthase, with translation MPNPSAPRQNGKQLDPQVRKRNFDEVAQIFTKEEAMAEADRCLNCKNARCQANCPVGVQIPAFIALLKEGKVGEAASKIMETSLLPAICGRVCPQEKHCEGNCVLKERFGSVNIGMLERYTADTARKEGLLKAPVCGESTGKKVACIGSGPSSIAAAAELARAGHEVTVIEALHAFGGVLRYGIPSFRLPREVIDHEIETVKAMGVKFVTDVLVGATETIADMLKEYDAIYVGSGAGLPTLTGIPGENAVGVYSANEFLTRVNLMQAYKFPETDTPIHIGKRVAVLGGGNSAMDAARCAMRLGPDSVTVAYRRSEAEMPARVAEVEHAKEEGVAFEFLVTPKEVVVDENGHVAGLKCTRNELGAPDEKGRRRPVEIPGSEFVLPVDTIIVAIGQKPNPIIAKTTPELKTTERGVLALDEEGKTTMPGVYAGGDIIRGGATVLLAMKDGIEAAGRINQYLKEGK
- a CDS encoding sulfide/dihydroorotate dehydrogenase-like FAD/NAD-binding protein, translated to MEENTILVKENLSDTVVKFVIYKPLIAKSAKAGQFVILRGREGGERVPVTLVDWDSEKGTITVIIQAIGKSTSMFNSLEQGEKFLNVAGPLGTPVEIKNYGTVAVVGGGVGIAEVYPIARAFKEAGNRVIAVLGARTKDLLILEPEMSALCDKTVSTTDDGSFGMKGLVTDAIQKLHDEGEKIAAGFIIGPIPMMKFSSRLMDKLGMEPFSSLNPIMLDGTGMCGCCRVTVEGKVRFACVEGPMFPSKTIDFDELIRRTSEYKPQEQESLLLHEKDHVCKCGLH